CTTATAATGGCTCTCCCATCAGTCAGCTCATCAAGAACCTGAATCGCATACTGAGGAGGAATAGCTTCCCCAAAAGTCTTGAAGCTCAGAGGGAACATTTGTTTCTGTTCGTTCAACTCACTTCTCCAAACTCCAAAATCAAGCTTAAGCTCCTCAGCTCGGTTCTCAAGAACCTTATTCATCCCTTGCAAAGCCAGCTTAACATCTCCACACACAGACACATGAGGAGTCTTATTCTTCCCAATCTCAGCCGAGTCAATATCAATGTGAACAATCTTCGCCCTACTAGCAAAAGCCTCAAGCTTACCCGTGACACGATCATCAAACCTCACCCCAAAAGCCAACAACAAATCACTATGCTCCACAGAGTAATTCGCATACACAGTCCCGTGCATGCCAAGCATATGCAACGACAACTCGTCATCACAAGGATAAGCACCAAGACCCATCAACGTACTCGCAACAGGGATACCCGTAAGTTCAACAAACCTACCCAACTCCTCACTCGAATTCAAACAACCACCACCAACATACAACACAGGCTTCTTAGATTCAGAAACCAACCTAACAATCTGCTCCAAATGAGAATCCTCCGGAGGTTTAGGCATCCTAGACATATAACCAGGTAACCTCATAGACTGTTCCCAATTAGGAATCGCGAGCTGCTGCTGTATATCTTTAGGAACATCAACCAAAACAGGTCCAGGTCTACCAGAGGTAGCTAAAAAGAAAGCTTCCTCAACAATCCTAGGAATATCTTCAACATCCATCACAAGATAGTTATGTTTAGTAATCGAACGCGTCACCTCAACGATGGGAGTTTCTTGAAACGCATCAGTACCAATCATCCTACGAGGGACTTGACCCGTGATCGCTACAAGAGGAACACTATCTAACAAGGCATCGGCTAATCCGCTAACGAGATTTGTAGCTCCAGGACCTGAGGTTGCTATACAGATACCTGGTTTACCTGTGGATCTAGCGTAGCCTTCAGCTGCGAACACGCCACCTTGTTCGTGACGTGGAAGGACGTTACGGATCGAGGAGGAACGAGTTAAGGCTTGGTGAATCTCCATTGATGCACCTCCTGGGTAAGCGAAGACTGTTTCTACGCCTTGGCGTTCTAAAGCTTCGACGAGGATGTCAGCGCCTTTGCGTGGCTGATCTGGAGCAAATCGGGagacgaatttttttttttcgggtttggtttgttttgatgGAGGAGTGGTGGTTGAGACATTGGTTGTTGTGTTGAGGACGGCGGAGATGGAGAGGGAGGTTGATTTGATACCGCGGCGgcgggaggaggaggaggatttgtTTGGGTTTAGGGAGAATGGGAGGGTGAACCTGGAGATTGGTAATGGTGATTTGGATGAGGAAGGTTTTGCTGAGAAGGGGatcgaagatgatgatgttgttgttgccgCCGCCATGGTTCAGGAGAAAGACgaagccagagagagagagacagagaattTTGTGTGAACCTGATGAATCGGTTTTAAAATGAGACTTGGGGGTAGCGAGTTTAAGGGCTTTGTGATGTATTTACGAAATTGCCCTCAGGATTTGATTTTTGtctctatatttatatagatatgGGAATCTAGTCCTTCCTTTATTGTATTTGTGATTGAGCCTTTGAATATACTAAAAGAGTAAAATCCTAAATGTAGGTTTTGTGGTgagaaatttctcaaaatttatcttttttctttttggttggtTAAGAGAATGAATACAAGTTGTGGTTGTCTTGATTGTGAGTTTTGAACCTAAGCTGCAAGTTGGTTCTAAGAattgggacaaaaaaaaaacagttcggatgatgatgatgactttgagTTCCCAATTTgaaatttgagatttttaaaaagatactCCTTGATGGCGAAAATAATTTTTGCATACATAAAAATGATCAAAACTTGGAATAAGAGAGCAAAAAGATGAGTGAAATCGTATAATAAGAACATAAAAATTTGGCTACAAAAACATAGCAGGGCATAGAGCTTCCCACTGAGGCTGACAATGTCGATCATCTTGTCCTACTCCTCGGTGCATTGTCTGTAAGGGATTTCAGAGTTTTACAAATGAGTGTTTATTTCAGAAGTTCTTGCATGAAAACAACCCGAAATTATAATAAGCAAAGAGGTAACAACAGAAACTCCATGACAGCACACAGAGAAAggattcaagaacaaacaaaactcTCAAGTGTGACAGAAGATAGAGGGCTTAACTAAGATACAAGTGGACAGAAGCGTGGCAATAGCAGATCAGCAAAGCTCTAATCTTTTTGAAGCAATAAAGCCAAGATCTAGCTAAAATTCATCCTAAATTCCATAAGTCTACTAATATCTCCTCTATAACATCAACTTCTATCATCTACTAATATCATTGACAAATCCATGAGCATCATAAAAAGCCAAGAAATGTGGTTAGTCAATGATCCTTAAAGCAATGGACACAAGTCGCACAACAATTGAATCAATGACTATTACTAAGCAGTAAGCACTAAGAAGATAGAAgatagaagtaaaaaaaaacctggTAAAAGGTAAGTATCCTAAGAAGATCCAACGATGATGTTGTTGATTGGGATGAAGACGAGCTTGACGAAGAAGCCAACGAATCCCATCACCACGAATCCAATCGCAGTACGCACAGCAACTTTCGTGAATTCTgagaatcaatcaaatcaaatcaaatcaaatcacagaaattaaagaaatgttAAATCTCCAGATccaatcaaaaaaaatcttaaaattggGCGTACCTTTGCGATCGGGTTTGTGACAGCGCTGGACGAGACGAATACTGCTCTTGGCGAAATCTCTGAGAGGATCGATTGCTGAATCAATGGCATCCATGGTTTTCTTCTTAGATCGGATTTGGtatcgaaattagggtttcaagaGGAGGAGAGGTTCGTCGTTTTTGGTGCTGGCTGGGCTGGTTTTAATTtgacattttgatttttatgtacTTTGGAGTTTTGTGTTCCGTTGACTTCGTGTCTTCAATAATTTACACAATTCAGATTGATCCATCCGGTCTGAACACAACTACTccggttcagttttttttttttttttaacggcaaacaaatatattattataaatatgttacaAAATACATGATACATTAACAATTCAAAAACAaccattaaaacaaataaaagaaattgaacACAATTTCGACCAAGAAGTGGAAGTAACTCTACTTTCTTAATGGAAGCTTTACAGGTAACAGATGAAATCTGTTAAGTTCTCTATTTGTGTATTCGTAAAAGGCTAACATCTTGTAGATGAAACTCCTAAATGCTTTTTGCATCACTTTTATTAAATCAATACACTGATATGTTGCTTGAAAAGCTCCTAGATCATGTCTTTTGAAGCGTTGTACGCGTCTTTGCCGGTTTGTGAACATGGTTTCTCTGTTCATAAAACCTAAACGTTTTGACCGATGAATAGAGAGAACATCATCATTAGACCATGGCGTCGAAAGTCGAAGGCCAATACAAAGCCTGCGTGGACCAGTTCCTTCAAGCGAGATGGTTAATTTGTTGATTCCGGGATCAAAAACCCAAGTGATATCTCCATACAAATGGTGCAGAGAAGAATCATCGGTTGAGAACCGGAGATAACACCGGTGAGGAATACCACCGGAAACAAACCCTAGATAGGGACAACCACCCCGATTCGAATGAATCGGTATTACATGAGACAAAGGGCATCGATCGTATGAATTTGACCAATCTAACGGCAAGTTAAGATGATAGGCTATCGAAATCGGAGAATAAAGTAGAAGCAAGTGAAAGCCCAGATCTTGAATCACCAGAAGATAGGCATAAATCACCACCGTCACAATATGGCAAAGAGCATAGATATGAAATCTGTGATACTATGAAAACCAGaaacttgcaaaaaaaaagaaaagtaaaactaGAGACGAAGGTGACCGACGCCGGCCAAAAACTGGTAGATTGTTAGTTTGTCTTCGATCGCCTTTCAGTCGCTTGGAAGAGAcgaccgtttttttttttttactactagtttatactttatagtttaTAGTAATGACTAATAaggttgtcaaaaaaaaaaagtaatgactAATGAGGAAAATGATGACActtacaattatataattttgacgCTATATGATTTTCTAAACAGGAATTCCTACTATAAGGTGTAGGCGTGGGCAAATAATTCTCCGGTCTTTCGGGTCGGGTACACGCCATTCGGGTTTTGTGGATACATTTCAGGTTTTTGTAGGTACGTTTTTTGGATATGTTCGAGTAGGTACTATCCATAAccgaatatattttggatacatTACAAGTTTATTAAAGTCAATACCCAAATAACCCGAATCCGATAGGAACCGAACttgaacccgacccgaaattatATAAACACCTGTTCGGATCCTATATTAGTAAACCCGAAAAATCCGAACCCGAATTATCCGAACCTGAACCCGACCCGAACACCCAAATGCCCAGCCTAATAAAGTGTATTCAAACTAACATTTTACTGTTTTatgtaaaattaacaaattttat
The Camelina sativa cultivar DH55 chromosome 6, Cs, whole genome shotgun sequence genome window above contains:
- the LOC104791075 gene encoding acetolactate synthase, chloroplastic-like; the encoded protein is MAAATTTSSSSIPFSAKPSSSKSPLPISRFTLPFSLNPNKSSSSSRRRGIKSTSLSISAVLNTTTNVSTTTPPSKQTKPEKKKFVSRFAPDQPRKGADILVEALERQGVETVFAYPGGASMEIHQALTRSSSIRNVLPRHEQGGVFAAEGYARSTGKPGICIATSGPGATNLVSGLADALLDSVPLVAITGQVPRRMIGTDAFQETPIVEVTRSITKHNYLVMDVEDIPRIVEEAFFLATSGRPGPVLVDVPKDIQQQLAIPNWEQSMRLPGYMSRMPKPPEDSHLEQIVRLVSESKKPVLYVGGGCLNSSEELGRFVELTGIPVASTLMGLGAYPCDDELSLHMLGMHGTVYANYSVEHSDLLLAFGVRFDDRVTGKLEAFASRAKIVHIDIDSAEIGKNKTPHVSVCGDVKLALQGMNKVLENRAEELKLDFGVWRSELNEQKQMFPLSFKTFGEAIPPQYAIQVLDELTDGRAIISTGVGQHQMWAAQFYKYKKPRQWLSSAGLGAMGFGLPAAIGASVANPDAIVVDIDGDGSFIMNVQELATIRVENLPVKILILNNQHPGMVIQWEARFYKANRAHTYLGNPAAEDEIFPNMLQFASACGIPAARVTKKAELREAIQKMLDTPGPYLLDVICPHQEHVLPMIPSGGTFNDVITEGDGRTKY
- the LOC109133488 gene encoding protein transport protein Sec61 subunit gamma-3 — protein: MDAIDSAIDPLRDFAKSSIRLVQRCHKPDRKEFTKVAVRTAIGFVVMGFVGFFVKLVFIPINNIIVGSS